The genome window CTTACGACTTTTTTATTAGAGACTTGAAAGGACAAAGATGAATATTGCTTGAAACCGGTTGCAGCTATTAGCATTAGCATTACATAATTTATTGTTGACTGTTGAAAAGCTCCGCTTAGATCAGGTTCTAAGCATTCGAGTTCAATTCACTATTCACTATATCGTGACCGAggagttttttgttttgtagtCAGTTCAATTACGTGATTGCAATGGACAAGTTGATTTCACTGACTTTCCTGTGTTGGTGTATCCCAGTTATGATCTCGGGAGCAAGCTTACGTGCGTGGGTTTTCAGTGCCAGGTTGATCTGATTTTAACTGAGATGAACATTTCCAGCCGAAGATGTTGAGAAGTGCCATTTCGGGGACTCAACCTGCCTGGTCAGAAGTATCAATGCATTGATTAAGCACTACCCCAAGGGCATTCCAGAGATAGGACTTCCGCCGCTGGACGCCTACAACTTTTCCGATTCCGTCATTATGGAATCACCCAATCGCGGTCCTATCTGGATGGACTTCCGAATGCGAGACAACGTGAACAAAGGTTTCAATAATGCCACAATCACCCATGTCGAGGGTTTCCTGTACGAGCCCAATCAGAAGCAAATTGTGCTGAAGGTCCGTTTGCCACGACTTCTGCATGAGGCCACTTACGAAATGAGTGGCAGGGTTTTGCTCTTCTTCTTCAACACCACTGGAAAGTTGTCATCCGACTTTCAGAACTTCCGGATTACCCTGACCATCAAGGCGTTGGTGGAGTACAGGAATGACAAGCGCTATCTGAAGATTTACAATCTGGTGCCAAGTCTCGACTTGGATCGGTAATTGGATAGCAAATGAGCAGTGTTCGCTGATTTACTTTCACGTTTAACTTTTAGATGGATCATATGGTTGGATGGGCTGTACAAGGAGAACACGGATGTGACTGTTTTCATGAATAAGCTGGTCAACGATAACTGGGTGGAGTTCTGGAATGATTTGCAGCCCGGCCTAGTCAAAGCCTTCACCAATGCCTTCACTGTCCTGCTCAACAGGGTTTTCGATAACGTAGCCTACGATGATATGTTTCTTCCTTATGTAGACATTCGGATGGGATCCTAGTTGAAGCGACTACTTAGGGTTGCATATATTATgcatatattaaataatatatcaTTAGGTTTACCTTTGCACCCAttgatatttttctttttcgtgCTTTGTTTATGTTCTTTATCTTTAAGGTTTGTCTTTAAGGTTTGTAATACCCCAATAAAAGTGTAGCATATTCCCACCTGCTCtgatatatactatatactgTACTGGAATAACtacatttaattcaatttttcTTTGCCGAGGTTGTGGAACTCTCCGTCCTCCTGAAGCTCATCGTAGAATATATGATCGTTGTAGGACTCATCGCGATGGTACATATGTTGAAGAGCTTTGGAACTGGTGCCCCGCTTGGACTTTCGATGGTCGGTGGACAGCTTAAGGAGCTTCTGCCGCTTATGGGTGCGTCCCAGGAACTGAAGGGGACTGGTCACCTCTTCCAACTTCGCTAGGGAAGCGGCCCGGTCAACCGTAGTTATAATATCCGGAGTCTTGTCAACTTTTTCCTGGCGTTTACGACGCTTTAGACTGCGTCTCCTGGCCGGCGGACCTAATGGACGCAGCACTATCCGGAATGGGACCATGTGAAAGTGCTTCTTGGGCTTTGGCTTCTTGGGTTTTTTCCACATGCCTCTGTACTGGTCCACCACGCTGCAGGTCTGCATGTCGCGCGCCTTGGGAATGCCTTCATCTAGCTTTGGTGGACACTGTAGTACGTAGTACAAGTCGCCGAGCTGGCCTCCATCCAGAGTGCTGATTTCTTGGGAGTGGGAGTCGATGTCCGCATCCGAGTCTTGGGCGAAAAGTAGCTGAGCAGCTGGAACCTTGTAGTAGGCGAACATGTTGCGCTCCACCACGATGGCTAGACTCAGCTGCTGGATTAGACCCAGTCCCAATGCCAACTGCCACATGGTCGCCAATCAACTGGTTGGAGCCAGCGACTCTGGCTTCCGCTTATAAGCATATTGATTTTCAGGCTTGGCTGACTGCTTGCATAAATGTGGTGCGGTTTTTGGGGTCTGGAGTTCAGTGAACCATCACCCAAAGCACGAGACACATTTCGCGACCTAGGCCTTGTCCAATCCCaggtggaaatggaaaagagGAAAAACTTTTACAGCCGGAAGTCATGCAATTATCTGTTGCATTCCAGACTTACATACATACTTAGGCACCTTGTTGCTATCGTGGCAACAGGTGACTACTTTGTTTACAACCACTTGTTAATCGCGCCTGCGCTTGTAGTTTCTATAAAAAGGGGTTACAAATTATGGGAAATACGAATGATTTACTTGGATGGTGTAACCTGAGCGAATTCCCCTGGCCAACTGTTGCGATTCTGAAGCAACAGTTCTTGTCGTGCTCGGAAACCATTCATTCTAACCATTTGCGGACAGGTGCCTGATGGACTCTTTAAGTCTTTCGCGTGTTTAGTGTGTTGCATGTGGCACATTCAGATGATTTACCCATCCATTCTGACATctaattttccatttattgGTGGTAAAATGCAAGAGTACATCAATATATTGTCTAATTTGGTTGAAAAAATAGAAAAGGTTGagcattttgtttttaatgatTATATCAAAGAGACTTTAATATCATTACAATTGCCTAAGCAAAAGTCACAAGCCATATAATCTCATATTAATAAGCTACGCTTATATAAATCGTCCCAACATTACTAATTCATTctaaaattaatattcattgACTAATGTATACATCCACTTAATCAATTAGCACATAATCTATCGAAGCAAAGTGTGCAAATCCAAGGAACTTAATTTGAAAATGGCGTGCTTTCGGCCATTTAAACGGAAATAAGCGCAACAAATGGCCATTGACTTAGCAACCAACTTGACAACGGCCATTATGGCGCAGGGGAAATAACAAACAGTAGTCACTGAGCACGGACGGATTTCAGGGGAAAAATCAACAAATCCTTAGCAACGAGTCCTGCCACGATCACTTTTGCGCCTGAATGTGCGTGTCACGTCGTCAGCGGAaataacaatcaattcagtcGCTTACCAGCAGCCGAGGTAAGTAGTCGCAATTGGAAAAGGAAAACCCGCGGAAACCTTCTTTGGGAAACTAAtttaatacatatattatataaaaaaaatttaaaattaattaactaatGGAATAATTGATAGCTAATAAGTGGTTAAGTTCGATTTACAAGTAATTTTGTTGGTTTTCAAAGGAAGTTCTTCAATTTTTGCCATCATAAGTGTTATGTAATCAGTAAAAATTGTGCAAATTGTTACATAACATACGAAAAAGTTCTTCAGATTAAAAGTGCTCAATTTTATCAAGTTATTTTTAGAGAATAACATAAAAACATATTTCGTAATACCGAAAAATCCCTATTGATTTGCAATTTTAATCGATTTCATATACTAGTTGTTAGTGGTAACAAGGTCAGCCAAACACTCAGATATGCATATGCACCTCATCCCCACAGCAAACAACAGACAAAAGCAACAGCCAGACAACCACTGCAGGAGCAGAAGCACCAAAGCAACCGCCCCACCCACAACCAACCCCCAGCGAGTGGGTCGCGATGGAGCCATCCACCAGCGCCGAGGCCgctgcagcggcggcagctggTGGCCCGGATCCGCGCCTGGAGCTGATGGGGTCCTTTGTCATCAAGTCCCTGAAGCTGAAGCCGGAGAAGTGGACGCGTGTCGTCACGGTGGAGGAGCACAAGGGCATCATTAAGGAGTTTCTGGACAGGAACACCCCGGTTGTCCTGATTATCATCCTCACCCCAGCCGCCCAGCTGGTCCCATCGACCACCTTTCCATTGTCCCAGCTGAAGAGCAAGGGCGTGTACTTTATCAAGCGCTACGCATTGCCAATTCCTCGGGAGGATTGCGGCAACTTCATCATCTACGGCGATCTAGCCACCCGCACCATTGACCAGCTGTCCGCATTGGTGGAGGAGGTACTGGTGCCCCTTCTGTCCAACGAGGACAACTACCGCAGCTGGCCCATCATGGTGGCCCAGGACGTGCAGAAGCACGTGCACAGCCTAAAGAGCACCGTGCACCAGGTGAAGGGTCAGGTTAGCGGGGAGACCATCCTGGCCATGCCCGTGGGCGTCGAGAAGATTGTGAAGGCGGCCAAGGAGCTGGTCGAAACGGAGCAGTGCCAATTCGATCTGTACCTGAAAAGCGCCATCGAGGGCGTTGTCATCAAGTGGGCCACCCAAATCCACGAGGTCATCAAGGAGAGTCCGTCGAACGCCTTTGCCAATGGCCAGAATCCAACTCCACACACGGGTGAGTATGacatggtggtggtggcacgGCACCACGTGTGAcggttttatttttggctcgctccgtttattatttattgataaAATTCAAGTCTCCCCATATCCTAGCAACCCCGAAATTTGCATGTTCGTACTCATCCAAAAGTTTCGTCCTGCTTTATTATCTGTTCACGAATGACATTCCGCGTGCATGCAATATGAATGTACTTCTGATGCTATTGTCATAGGACTAAATGGCTTATCGCCTTTATTACGCGTTCACATTTGACATTGACAATTGAGTAGAATGAGTTCATAAAAAGCCGGAAACTAAGGGCTAAAGTTACCTAAATCCACTCCGATTTTCACGGGGTTTTCGAATTGAAGAGCGGTGGAATGGACATATTACTACTAAACAGAATATAATGTATACTTTTCATAACTCACCACCAAGTCAAGACTTTGGTAAAATGTTCCAATCAAATATGCAATACCAAATATCTGGAATAATTCGCTTGATTAACTAATTTGCGTAATCTCCATCGTGTCATCTGTATATCCCCCCTGCCAGAGTTCACATTTTGGAACAATCGCCTCAAGAATCTGTCGTTCATCTACGACCAgttgcgcaacgagcgcatTCGTGCCATGGCCCTGATACTGGAGTACTCGATGAGTGCCTACCATCCGTGCTTCCAGACCCTCTTCAAGAACGTCGTTACGGGTGAGTGTGGTGGCGCGAAACGTGAGTGTAGCATGCCAATCGGTGATTTCCGCAGCTCTGGCGGAGGCAAAGGACATAACACTCTATCTGAACCCCCTGAAGCGCCCACTTCAGCACCTGGAGGAGATTGATTTCGCCGAGTGCAAGCCGTTGCTCATTCCGTTCATGAATACGGTGGGCATTTTGTGGGGCAACTCACGCTACTATTGCCAGTCGGCGAAAATAACCGTGCTGTTGCAGGAAATATGCAACTTGATTATACACCAGGTGGGTGGGAAGCATTGGGCGGATAGAAACGGATCCGACATCTGATATATTTGATCGATTGCAGGCCAAGAGATACCTGGATCCCTCGTCCATATTCCACAGCGATATCGACGAGGCCATGCAGCGACTCACCCTGTCCATCCAGATACTGAAGTTCTTTCGGGAGCTATTCGACTACTACAAGGAACGACTGGCCACGTTCTTCACGGAGCCCGAGGAGCGGCCGCCGATTTTATGGACTTTTCATCCAAATTCAGTTTTCAAGCGCTTTAATGCCTTCCTCGAACGCCTCACAACAATTCAATGGTAAGTTTGTTGGGTTCATTTACTTTAAAGATAGTTGCTGCTACTTATCTCTGGCTTTGCCAAGGTTCTTCTTTACTGTGATTGAATTCCTGAAATTAGAGAAAGTCGAAATCGGTGGGCTGCGGGGTCGCCAGCTCAGCACTCGCATCACAGATGTCTACGTGGAGTTCAATCAGTACTTCACGGCCTTCGCCTCGAAAAGCTACGATGTCCTCGATCCAGATGATCACGAGTTCGATGAGGACTTCAAGGGCTTCCAGACGC of Drosophila mauritiana strain mau12 chromosome 3R, ASM438214v1, whole genome shotgun sequence contains these proteins:
- the LOC117143483 gene encoding protein takeout, with product MDKLISLTFLCWCIPVMISGASLPEDVEKCHFGDSTCLVRSINALIKHYPKGIPEIGLPPLDAYNFSDSVIMESPNRGPIWMDFRMRDNVNKGFNNATITHVEGFLYEPNQKQIVLKVRLPRLLHEATYEMSGRVLLFFFNTTGKLSSDFQNFRITLTIKALVEYRNDKRYLKIYNLVPSLDLDRWIIWLDGLYKENTDVTVFMNKLVNDNWVEFWNDLQPGLVKAFTNAFTVLLNRVFDNVAYDDMFLPYVDIRMGS
- the LOC117144717 gene encoding uncharacterized protein LOC117144717 encodes the protein MWQLALGLGLIQQLSLAIVVERNMFAYYKVPAAQLLFAQDSDADIDSHSQEISTLDGGQLGDLYYVLQCPPKLDEGIPKARDMQTCSVVDQYRGMWKKPKKPKPKKHFHMVPFRIVLRPLGPPARRRSLKRRKRQEKVDKTPDIITTVDRAASLAKLEEVTSPLQFLGRTHKRQKLLKLSTDHRKSKRGTSSKALQHMYHRDESYNDHIFYDELQEDGEFHNLGKEKLN